The following coding sequences lie in one Vanacampus margaritifer isolate UIUO_Vmar chromosome 16, RoL_Vmar_1.0, whole genome shotgun sequence genomic window:
- the jhy gene encoding jhy protein homolog isoform X2, producing MSREEILHQAAHKVATAECPKECSDPDQSLTQQLKVTHIIEESAQQGNMEPYFRSMERSPEQSTTALKCYLTIKEGEEKLCPNEDSIQQSLENVSTLPSSTSDNKGVYTKLPPIMPKQYYRQSVKTINPHHRNSSAEVLAQMEDKTMTRTNYKTYSLKEYKELKLDVKLQGLGPDYTAAKKQAEKMTQQKLYSIAVQERNKNISKIPFLMAKDPVGKDRKVPRIKALEYAKTIAKPLIQLPQSKPSKKQQSGDAIGQAPCLDGCNISQKATVDHLMKRHQEEKEALLRKVHVI from the exons TTGCATCAAGCTGCTCATAAGGTGGCCACTGCTGAGTGTCCAAAAGAGTGTTCAGATCCAGACCAAAGTTTAACCCAACAATTGAAG GTCACCCATATCATTGAAGAAAGTGCACAACAGGGGAACATGGAACCCTACTTCAGAAGCATGGAGAGAAGCCCCGAACAAAG CACAACTGCATTAAAATGCTACTTAACCATTAAAGAGGGCGAAGAGAAGTTGTGCCCAAATGAAGACAGCATTCAACAAAGTCTCGAAAACGTCTCCACGCTACCTTCAAGTACTTCAGACAACAAGGGAGTCTATACAAAGCTGCCACCTATTATGCCAAAGCAGTACTATAGACAGAGTGTGAAGACAATCAATCCACACCATAGAAACAGCTCTGCTGAAGTCTTGGCACAGATGGAAGATAAGACGATGACAAGAACCAATTACAAG ACATACAGCCTAAAAGAATACAAGGAGTTGAAGCTAGATGTAAAGCTACAAGGTCTGGGTCCTGATTACACAGCAGCTAAGAAGCAA GCTGAGAAGATGACTCAACAGAAGCTGTATTCAATTGCGGTCCAAGAGAGGAACAAAAACATCAGTAAAATACCCTTTCTGATGGCCAAGGACCCAGTAGGCAAAGACAGGAAAGTTCCCAGGATTAAG GCATTGGAGTATGCTAAAACCATAGCCAAACCTCTCATTCAGCTTCCTCAATCAAAAccaagtaaaaaacaacaatcaggAGATGCCATTGGACAGGCGCCGTGTTTAGACGGCTGTAACATTTCCCAAAAGGCCACGGTTGACCATCTTATGAAACGTCACCAAGAGGAAAAGGAGGCCCTCTTGCGAAAGGTGCATGTTATTTGA
- the bsx gene encoding brain-specific homeobox protein homolog isoform X1: protein MFKSHSILAKTFIMSMNYPTAGPTQRSTSFFIEDILLHKPKPLREVIQSPFCSSVASRMPILEYGYPLMPTPVLAPHPHHPLHKPEHHQYFFTSGMQMPALFQHHADLPGKHCRRRKARTVFSDSQLSGLEKRFEIQRYLSTPERVELATALSLSETQVKTWFQNRRMKHKKQLRKAQDEHKPAGQLERSAENSNESELTEKSGKELKRPLERDTYLLEENDDDVDIEDDICSPDHLL from the exons ATGTTTAAAAGTCACAGCATACTTGCAAAAACTTTCATCATGAGCATGAATTACCCAACAGCAGGTCCCACGCAGAGGTCGACGTCGTTTTTTATAgaagacattttattgcacaagcCTAAGCCGCTGAGAGAAGTTATTCAGTCGCCTTTCTGTAGCTCGGTGGCCTCACGGATGCCCATCCTGGAGTATGGATACCCACTGATGCCAACGCCAGTATTGGCCCCACATCCACACCATCCGCTCCACAAACCAGAACACCACCAGTACTTCTTTACATCTG GCATGCAGATGCCTGCCTTGTTTCAGCACCACGCAGACTTACCGGGGAAGCACTGCAGACGCAGGAAGGCCCGGACGGTTTTTTCCGACTCGCAACTCTCCGGTCTGGAGAAGAGGTTTGAAATCCAGCGGTACTTGTCCACACCGGAGAGAGTGGAGCTTGCCACTGCCCTCAGCCTTTCCGAAACGCAG GTGAAAACGTGGTTTCAGAACCGTCGGATGAAGCACAAGAAGCAGCTGAGGAAAGCCCAGGATGAGCACAAGCCAGCCGGGCAGCTGGAGAGAAGCGCAGAGAACTCGAACGAGAGCGAATTGACCGAGAAGAGCGGCAAGGAACTGAAACGTCCACTGGAGCGGGACACATATTTGCTGGAAGAAAACGACGACGATGTGGATATCGAGGATGACATTTGCTCGCCGGATCACCTCCTTTAG
- the bsx gene encoding brain-specific homeobox protein homolog isoform X2 codes for MFKSHSILAKTFIMSMNYPTAGPTQRSTSFFIEDILLHKPKPLREVIQSPFCSSVASRMPILEYGYPLMPTPVLAPHPHHPLHKPEHHQYFFTSGMQMPALFQHHADLPGKHCRRRKARTVFSDSQLSGLEKRFEIQRYLSTPERVELATALSLSETQNRRMKHKKQLRKAQDEHKPAGQLERSAENSNESELTEKSGKELKRPLERDTYLLEENDDDVDIEDDICSPDHLL; via the exons ATGTTTAAAAGTCACAGCATACTTGCAAAAACTTTCATCATGAGCATGAATTACCCAACAGCAGGTCCCACGCAGAGGTCGACGTCGTTTTTTATAgaagacattttattgcacaagcCTAAGCCGCTGAGAGAAGTTATTCAGTCGCCTTTCTGTAGCTCGGTGGCCTCACGGATGCCCATCCTGGAGTATGGATACCCACTGATGCCAACGCCAGTATTGGCCCCACATCCACACCATCCGCTCCACAAACCAGAACACCACCAGTACTTCTTTACATCTG GCATGCAGATGCCTGCCTTGTTTCAGCACCACGCAGACTTACCGGGGAAGCACTGCAGACGCAGGAAGGCCCGGACGGTTTTTTCCGACTCGCAACTCTCCGGTCTGGAGAAGAGGTTTGAAATCCAGCGGTACTTGTCCACACCGGAGAGAGTGGAGCTTGCCACTGCCCTCAGCCTTTCCGAAACGCAG AACCGTCGGATGAAGCACAAGAAGCAGCTGAGGAAAGCCCAGGATGAGCACAAGCCAGCCGGGCAGCTGGAGAGAAGCGCAGAGAACTCGAACGAGAGCGAATTGACCGAGAAGAGCGGCAAGGAACTGAAACGTCCACTGGAGCGGGACACATATTTGCTGGAAGAAAACGACGACGATGTGGATATCGAGGATGACATTTGCTCGCCGGATCACCTCCTTTAG